The Syntrophorhabdaceae bacterium region GCCAATACCAGAACGGATAAGGCAAGGATGAGCTAGGCGGCTATCCTTGAAAAACGTTCCTATCCGCTGTATGATCTTTTCATAGCATGGAGCTCTTCAAAGATCACCCTCTGTTTGAGAATGACTCGGGTAAACCGCTCGCTGACAGGATGAGGCCGAGAACGCTCGATGATTTCGTGGGCCAGGAGCATATCCTGGGACCGGGGAAGATGCTGCGGCTTCTCATCGAGAAGAAGGACATACCGTCTATGATCCTCTGGGGGCCGAGCGGGGTGGGAAAGACTACCCTCGGATGGCTTATGGGACGCCACATGAAACTCCCCTTTGTTTCCCTGAGCGCTGTGAGCATCGGCCTTAAGGAAGTGAAGGAGGTGGTTCAGAAGACAAGGCTCCAACGCATCATCCTGTTCATCGACGAATTCCACCGCTTCAACAAACTTCAGCAAGATGCATTTCTGCCCCATGTGGAGAACGGCAACATCATCCTCATCGGCGCCACCACGGAAAACCCCTCCTTCGAGATCATCTCGCCGCTTCTTTCCCGCATGCGGGTTATCACGCTCAACCCTCTTACCAAGGAGGGACTGGTGATCATTCTGAAAAGGGCTTTGAGTGAGGACAGTGAGCTCAAAGCCGCGTCACTTGCGCTCGATGACGATACGGTTGAAGAGATCGCCTATCTGGCTGATGGCGACGCAAGACGTGCGCTCAATCTGCTTGAGGTCTGCTACAAAATGGTCAGAGAGTCGGGCCCGGGAAAACATAGTATCAGTCACGAGATCGTCCGTGAAGCGTACCAGAAAAAGGTCGCTGTTTACGACAAGACAGGTGAGATGCACTATGACCTCATCAGCGCGCTT contains the following coding sequences:
- a CDS encoding replication-associated recombination protein A — protein: MELFKDHPLFENDSGKPLADRMRPRTLDDFVGQEHILGPGKMLRLLIEKKDIPSMILWGPSGVGKTTLGWLMGRHMKLPFVSLSAVSIGLKEVKEVVQKTRLQRIILFIDEFHRFNKLQQDAFLPHVENGNIILIGATTENPSFEIISPLLSRMRVITLNPLTKEGLVIILKRALSEDSELKAASLALDDDTVEEIAYLADGDARRALNLLEVCYKMVRESGPGKHSISHEIVREAYQKKVAVYDKTGEMHYDLISALHKSMRGSDADASLYWLARMLEGGEDPLYIMRRLVRFASEDVGNADPYALTLTISATEAFKFIGPPEGYLALAQAAIYLSLCEKSNAIYKAYGAVSRDVRELPEYPVPMHIRNAPTKLMGELGYGKGYLYPHDFTDTLVEQTYLPDELLEKRYYRPTGRGYEKKLQEFLEKVQRFHGKK